GAAATCGCGCGGCTGGATCTTTTCCTGCTTGAACGTATTGACGAAGAGGCCAATACCGAAGACAAGGACGAGGGGATAATTGATATCTCGGAGCTGGATGGCCTGTTCACCGCCATTGTCAGCGGCCCGACCGTGGTTCAACCCTCACAATGGCTGCCAACGGTGTGGGGTGACTTTGAGCCGGTATGGGAAAGTGAAAAGGATTTCATGGAAATTCTTTCGCTGATGATGCGGCATATGAACGGCATCGCTGCGATGTTCATGGAGCAACACGAATATTTCGAGCCACTCTTTCTTGAACGTACTGTCAAGGGAAAAACTTACACCATTGTGGATGAATGGTGTGAAGGATATCAGCGGGGGGTGGCCCTGACAGCGGAACAATGGTACATGGGCGGAAAAGAAATAACGGTTCTGTTGGCACCAATTCTCGCCTTTACGAGCCTAACGAACTGGCGAGCTCACGATTTCAGTGATGGTCAAACCGAAACCCTTCAAAGAGCCATCATTCCCAATGTACGAAAAATTCATGCCTATTGGCTTTCGCGACAGGAGGAAGAAACGCCCGTTGTGGAACCGTTGCGGAGGAGCGGGCTGCGGGCGGGTCGCAATGATCCTTGCCCCTGCGGCAGCGGCAAGAAATTTAAAAAATGTTGTTTGCAATAAGTTGCAGGCACATATGAAAATAAATGCATTTGTTGCAAAATGAATTTATCGAAAAATAATAAACCGAAAAAACTGCTCGGGAATAATAAACGAAAAAGCCGCCAATGATTGAGCATTGGCGGCTTTAATACTTCTGGCGGAGAGAGAGGGATTCGAACCCTCGGTAAAGCTTTTGGCCCTACACTCGCTTAGCAGGCGAGCACCTTCAGCCGACTCGGTCATCTCTCCACGACTTATGAATAGAAACGGACTCATTAAAACGCAAAAAAACCGGGCTGCAGCATAGAATTCAACACGGATGGGTGAACAGATGCAGGCGGTTTCCGAAAGAAAATACCCACTCAGGTATCCCTTGAAAACGTCTTCATTACGACCGTCAATTGTTATATGGCGGAGGAGGTAGGATTCGAACCCACGGTACTTTCGTACAACGGTTTTCAAGACCGCCGCCTTCAACCACTCGGCCACTCCTCCACAGGGAAGACATTATCTACCATTTCATCTTAAGCATGTCAACAGGTGATGTAAATGATCTTAATCAATCCCGCATGGTCTCCTGCACGGTCTCCGCCGCAATAACAACCGCACAAACGCACCCTCAATTTCAACAGCTAAGTATGATTGGTTATCGAACAGATTTTATAAGTATTCAGGTAATGTCTCAGATGTGTGTAAGCTGACCTTCGAGCTGTATGCGGTATGCACGAAGGCCTGCTCGCGCGCAGATGGGGTGCAGCTGAATAGAATTACCAGATTTCTAACTGACAACCCAGAGGGTAAAACTCTCACCCTGATGCACCAGAGATTTCAATATACTCCCGAAAAGGAAATCATCGGATCTGGATACTTTTCTTTTGCCGACAACCACCGTCCCAAAGCCGCCTTCTTCCTGGACCTGTAGTATTATTTGACTGATTGTCTTCCCTGAAGCCATCCGGCACTCCCTGGAAATTTTTTCAGGTGAAACGCTGCACCCTTCAAGAAGGGTCGCACCTTTTTGAAGAATTTTTCTTGCAATACTTCTTTTGCCTTTCTGATAGTCCGCCGCCGACTGACCGTCTTTGAGCAAACCCTGCTCTGGTTCGGGATATATATGGAGCAGGCAGACTTCAGAGCTGCCGATTCTACCGGCAAACTTCCCAAGATAGCGAAGCGCCCGCTCAGAGGCCGGAGTTTCATCAATTGCAACGAGTATTTTTCCCCAATCATTCATATTATATCCCCACCAGTTCACTCAAAACCACGCTGCCAATTCTTCTCACAAAGCTTGCCGATAGATCCGGCCCCACAATGACAATTTTCATTTCATTTCCTGACTTTCACTTGCAACAGAAGGTGAAAATTGATGAATTATTTAATATGGCAACACAGAGACCTACTCTATACGGATATCTCATCATATGGAAATTACCAAAAAAAATCCAATGTATTCCATATATTTTTTCACCCTGCCGGAGGTTCCTTTTTCTGCCGGGATTCAAGGCTTGATAACCGGCAACGCACCTCATCGATCAGTCCCTTAAAACTAAAAGGAATTGTGCCCAATTTCACACTAATCTCTAATAAAAACCCCGGGGATAAGGGGCGACAACCTCTTGCCTGCCCAGGTTAATAAGCTGCCTCCAAGGCCTCGCTCAATTTTTGAACCTTAATCACCTCGATCCCTTTTACACCCTCACCGGGGACATTTGCGGCCGGCACAATCGCCTTTGTAAAACCATGTTTTGCCGCCTCCCGCAACCGCTCAAGCCCACTGGGCACCGGCCGTATCTCACCGGCCAGCCCGATTTCACCGAAAACAACCAGCCCTGACGGCAACGGCCGGTTTTTCAGACTTGATACAATGGCCAGGACCAGTGCAAGATCCGCTGCAGTTTCTGTAACCCTTATCCCGCCGACTACATTGACAAACACATCCTGGTTAGAGCTTGCAACATTGCCATGCCTGTGAAGAACTGCAAGCAGCATGGCCAGCCGGTTATGTTCGAGGCCAACGGCAACCCGCCTGGGATTGTCCGCATAACTCTCATCAACCAGGGCCTGAATTTCCACAAGCAGCGGCCGACTGCCTTCCCAGATCACCATCACCGCGCTGCCGGGCAAGGGCTGATCGTGTCGGGAAAGAAATATTGCCGAAGGATTCTTAACTTCCTTGAGACCGGTATCGGTCATCGCAAAAACCCCGAGCTCATTTACTGCGCCGTATCGGTTTTTAACCGCCCGGACCATTTTGAACCTGCCGCCTGGCTCCCCTTCAATATAACAGACAACATCGATGATATGCTCAAGCACCCGCGGCCCGGCAAGATCGCCTGCCTTGGTAACATGACCCACGAGAAAAATCGCTGTTCCCGTATGTTTGGCAAACTGGGTAAGTCGCGCCGCGCTTTCCCTGACCTGCGAGACGCTTCCCGGTGCCGACTGCACCTCCCCGACCTGCATGGTCTGAATCGAATCAATCACCATGACCTTGGGTTTTTCCTGCTCGGCAATGACACAGATATTTTCTACACTGGTTTCGGCCAGCAGTAATATTTCCCGATCAGACACCTTCAAGCGTCTGGCGCGCATGGCAATCTGCTGGGGGGATTCCTCCCCGGTCACATAAAGAACCTTAGAGGACCTTGCCATATTACCGCACACCTGCAAAAGCCCGGTACTCTTCCCCACTCCAGGATCGCCGCCGATAAGCACAACCGAGCCCGGAACCAAACCACCACCCAGAACCCGATCCAGCTCACCAAGTCCGGTTGACATACGGGGGGTGTCCTCCATCTGCACTTCCGACATGGGTTGAGCCTTGGCAAGACTTCCTGAATATCCCCTGAATCTTGACCCAGAAACCGGCTTCACCTGCTCCTCGTTCAACGTGTCCCATTCCTGGCATTCAGGGCATTGCCCGGCCCATTTGCTGAATTGGGCCCCGCATGCCGAACACATATAAATGGTTTTATCCTTTGCCATACTGACCCTTCATGTCTTCACCCTTTTATATTAGGAAACGATTTTCCCCCTGAAATATCCTGGTTTCCCGACCTGGGCAGGTTCATTAAACAGTAATTGAATCCCGAGTACAAGGGAAACCAATCCGCCAGACCCTGACAATAAAACTTAGCGGCTGAAAAATGATCATCAAGCATTTTAAGTACTTATGATTTTTTCCACATATTGTGTAATCTTTTGCTTCCATATACCACATCTTGTGGTATTTTAGAAAACAAGTTTGTATTCTTCCTTGGGCAACCAACCTTTTATTAAACTGTAAATTCCGGCACCAGGAGTAGAGAATGACAGTGATTATGAATACCGAAAACCTCATCCCCCCACAAGATCTCAAAGTACCAGCCTTCAAAGAAAACGCCATCACCGTTCTTGAGCGCAGATACCTGAAAAAAGACGAACACGGCAAGGTAGTGGAAAAACCCATTGATATGCTTTGGCGAGTGGCGCTTACCGTCGCTTCGGCCGACGCAAAGCACAAGCCGGACTGTTCCATTGAAGAACAGGCAAGAGAATTCTATGACATGATGGCGGTGTTCGATTTTCTTCCCAATTCTCCGACGCTGATGAACGCCGGACGGGAACTCGGCCAGCTTTCAGCCTGTTTCGTGCTTCCCATCGAAGACTCCATGCCAAGCATTTTTGAGGCAGTGAAACAGACGGCACTCATCCACCAGAGCGGCGGCGGCACCGGATTTTCTTTTTCGAAAATCCGCCCAAAAAACGATCTTGTCCACTCCACCAAGGGGATCTCCAGCGGACCGCTTTCATTCATGAACGTCTTTGACTGTGCCACAGAAACCATCAAACAGGGCGGCACCAGACGGGGCGCAAACATGGCGATGCTGCGGGTAGACCATCCCGACATTATGGATTTCATCAAGGTCAAATCCGATCTCAAGGTTCTCCAGAACTTCAACCTCTCGGTTGCCATCACTGATAATTTCATGGCTGCGGTTGAGGCGGATGGGGAATACGACCTGATAAATCCCCGAAACAACCAGGTTGTAAAACGTCAGAACGCCCTGAAGGTGTTCCGGCAGATCGTCAAACAATCCTGGATTTCCGGGGAACCGGGCATCGTTTTCATCGACAAGATGAACGCTCAGAATCCCACGCCGCTGGTCGGTGAGATAGAAAGCACCAATCCGTGCGGCGAGCAGCCCCTGCTGCCCCATGAGTCCTGCAATCTGGGCTCAATCAATCTGGCCAACATGGTGAGCGACGGCGAAATTGATTTTAAAAGGCTTGGCAGTACCGTAAAAAAGGCGGTGCATTTTCTCGATAACGTCGTTGATATCAACAAATATCCCCTCCCGGAAATTGCCCTTAAAACCAGACAGAATAGAAAAATCGGCCTGGGCGTCATGGGTTTTGCCGACCTGCTGCTGCAGCTCAATCTGCAGTATTCATCTGCCAAGGCATGCAGGACTGCAGAAGAAGTAATGGAATTCATTGACCGCACCGCGTTTGAAGCGTCCGTTGAACTTGCCGAGCAAAGAGGATCGTTCCCCAATTTTCCTGACAGCATCTACGGCATGAAAAATCCGGATATGCCGGTGAGAAATGCAACCCGCACAACCATTGCGCCCACCGGCACGATCAGTCTGCTTGCCGGTTGTTCAAGCGGCGTTGAACCTCTTTTTGCAGTAGCCTTTGTCCGCAGGGTCATGGACAACGATGAACTGTTCGAAGTGAATCCGATTTTTGAAAAAGTGGCAAAAGAACACAATTTTTACTCACGGGAGCTGCTCAAACAGATTATTGACAATGGAAGTATCCAGAATCTGGATGAAATCCCCAAAAAAATCCGCAAAACTTTTGAAACCGCCCATGACATCACTCCTGATGCTCATATCAATATCCAGGCGGCTTTCCAGAAATATACCAATAACGCCGTCAGCAAGACGATCAATTTTCCCTCGTCGGCCACCATTGAGGACGTGGAAAACTCCTTCCTCATGGCTTACAAGCTGAACTGCAAGGGTGTCACGATCTATCGCGACGGTTGCAGGGAAAATCAGGTATTGAGCACCGGTAAAACGGAAAACAAAACCGCAGAAATTGAGGAAAAGAAAAAGCGGGTCAAACGTGACCGCCCGCGAACCCTTACCGGTAGAACCTTCCAGATGACTACCGGTTGCGGCCCCATGTACGTCACCATCAATGAAGATGAAAACAAGAATATGTTTGAGCTGTTCAACATGGTGGGCAAATCCGGCGGCTGCGCCTCCAGCCAGTGTGAGGCAATCGGCCGGCTGGTTTCCCTGGCCTGGAGAAGCGGTCTGGCACCCGAGCCAATCGTCAGGCAACTGGTGGGCATCAGCTGCCATAAACCAGTGGGATTCGGCAGAAACAAGGTAACATCATGTGCCGATGCCATTGCCCAGGCGATCCGTTTACATCTCGAAAAAAACAACAACGGTCACAAGGATGCGTCCCTTGACAGCGGTTCAATGTCCTATGGCGCCTGTCCCGAGTGCGGTGGCGTCGTCGAACACGAAGGCGGCTGCCATGTTTGTCATGCCTGCGGCTACTCCGAATGCGCTTAACCCCGCATTTCTCACGAACATTTCAACATTAATGGAGAATGGTCTGTAAAGAATAGATTCCAGGATGGTTCGCTGAGAATTGGTAAAAAAAGCGGGGTAATTCTTGAAAATCACCCACCGATCTTCAGGTAAATTCTCCGCAGGCTCTTTTTCCCGTGGTCAGGGGTGTCGCTCAACAGGACACCCCTTTTTTTATCTTTTGTTCGGCCTGATCCTCTGTCATAACACCCGACTCAGCTTGAAAAATTATCCAGGCGCATCTCTTGATTGCCCCACAAGCGAGGCCCCCACCCGGAGAATCTGCCCTCATGGAGCTGTTTCCGTGATCTTTTCAGAAACTTCAGGAAGGTAAACGGAAAAAGTTGTTCCCTTGCCTGCCTCACTTTCCACCGTTACCAGGCCGCCAT
The window above is part of the Pseudomonadota bacterium genome. Proteins encoded here:
- a CDS encoding universal stress protein yields the protein MNDWGKILVAIDETPASERALRYLGKFAGRIGSSEVCLLHIYPEPEQGLLKDGQSAADYQKGKRSIARKILQKGATLLEGCSVSPEKISRECRMASGKTISQIILQVQEEGGFGTVVVGKRKVSRSDDFLFGSILKSLVHQGESFTLWVVS
- a CDS encoding vitamin B12-dependent ribonucleotide reductase, whose product is MNTENLIPPQDLKVPAFKENAITVLERRYLKKDEHGKVVEKPIDMLWRVALTVASADAKHKPDCSIEEQAREFYDMMAVFDFLPNSPTLMNAGRELGQLSACFVLPIEDSMPSIFEAVKQTALIHQSGGGTGFSFSKIRPKNDLVHSTKGISSGPLSFMNVFDCATETIKQGGTRRGANMAMLRVDHPDIMDFIKVKSDLKVLQNFNLSVAITDNFMAAVEADGEYDLINPRNNQVVKRQNALKVFRQIVKQSWISGEPGIVFIDKMNAQNPTPLVGEIESTNPCGEQPLLPHESCNLGSINLANMVSDGEIDFKRLGSTVKKAVHFLDNVVDINKYPLPEIALKTRQNRKIGLGVMGFADLLLQLNLQYSSAKACRTAEEVMEFIDRTAFEASVELAEQRGSFPNFPDSIYGMKNPDMPVRNATRTTIAPTGTISLLAGCSSGVEPLFAVAFVRRVMDNDELFEVNPIFEKVAKEHNFYSRELLKQIIDNGSIQNLDEIPKKIRKTFETAHDITPDAHINIQAAFQKYTNNAVSKTINFPSSATIEDVENSFLMAYKLNCKGVTIYRDGCRENQVLSTGKTENKTAEIEEKKKRVKRDRPRTLTGRTFQMTTGCGPMYVTINEDENKNMFELFNMVGKSGGCASSQCEAIGRLVSLAWRSGLAPEPIVRQLVGISCHKPVGFGRNKVTSCADAIAQAIRLHLEKNNNGHKDASLDSGSMSYGACPECGGVVEHEGGCHVCHACGYSECA
- the radA gene encoding DNA repair protein RadA, with protein sequence MAKDKTIYMCSACGAQFSKWAGQCPECQEWDTLNEEQVKPVSGSRFRGYSGSLAKAQPMSEVQMEDTPRMSTGLGELDRVLGGGLVPGSVVLIGGDPGVGKSTGLLQVCGNMARSSKVLYVTGEESPQQIAMRARRLKVSDREILLLAETSVENICVIAEQEKPKVMVIDSIQTMQVGEVQSAPGSVSQVRESAARLTQFAKHTGTAIFLVGHVTKAGDLAGPRVLEHIIDVVCYIEGEPGGRFKMVRAVKNRYGAVNELGVFAMTDTGLKEVKNPSAIFLSRHDQPLPGSAVMVIWEGSRPLLVEIQALVDESYADNPRRVAVGLEHNRLAMLLAVLHRHGNVASSNQDVFVNVVGGIRVTETAADLALVLAIVSSLKNRPLPSGLVVFGEIGLAGEIRPVPSGLERLREAAKHGFTKAIVPAANVPGEGVKGIEVIKVQKLSEALEAAY
- a CDS encoding UPF0149 family protein, yielding MSNMFTTLSEEEIARLDLFLLERIDEEANTEDKDEGIIDISELDGLFTAIVSGPTVVQPSQWLPTVWGDFEPVWESEKDFMEILSLMMRHMNGIAAMFMEQHEYFEPLFLERTVKGKTYTIVDEWCEGYQRGVALTAEQWYMGGKEITVLLAPILAFTSLTNWRAHDFSDGQTETLQRAIIPNVRKIHAYWLSRQEEETPVVEPLRRSGLRAGRNDPCPCGSGKKFKKCCLQ